The Montipora foliosa isolate CH-2021 chromosome 6, ASM3666993v2, whole genome shotgun sequence genome includes the window TTGTCGAGACTCATGAAAACATGGTTTTAGactaaggacggtgcccactaattcaaaggtatttttgctccGGTTGAtaattatgcaggaaatatagatcttaactaggggtaatcgaagcttaggcgagtgcgttcgatgtttgtaggacggtacaggtttggtacaggtagcaactgaggggggagggtggatggttcgtgcgacagggaaatgttattacagtgaaaccccgatacaacgatcctcgatataacgatatccccggtaaaaagataaacatgctatgtcccggcaaaagttacagtaaaatgtatgggacagaaccccgatataacgatcttcagtataacgatattcccgatataacgctgagttcttagcgtaccgagcgcaaaatcttccccgatataacgatattacagcatcagtacacagatacaacttcaaatgtttaagttttgttttgttttgtttcccttttacgattcataccacagactttgttgtgtaaccttgataacgtctaatgctttgcaaattgtgagtcatttgatactcattacaagtttaattaaacaatatgtagtatacagtagtaaaaaagcacatgttaattttaccccgatataaagatattttcggttattttaaggcaatatcgttatatcgggagtctcgttataacgatacctcgatataacgatctaattccactgtactgcatctatgaacgtgacaacttgttagacgtaatcattaactatttatttggaattctacaagtagacaactactgaaaattactctaaaatgaaactattacttgcaagtcttttcagcttgtggtattaaagacctaagattacttttctgtgctgaacgattcagtttgttgattacAATgacgtaaatatcacaagtcgtgatgaaatggcgccgacgagcgtcatatctcggtagatttactttgtggcacaacggccgccaagcttcacaactcggttgatttactttgaggcacaacggctaccgagctacacaactcggtagatttactttgtggcagaacggccgccgagctacacaactcgatagatttactttgtggcagaacggccgccaagctacacaactcgtagatttactttgtggcagaacggccgccgagctacacaactcggtagatatactttgtggcacaacggccgccgagctacacaactcgatacatttactttgtggcagaacggccgccgagctacacaactcggtagattcactttgtggcacaacggccgccgagcaaaacaacccggtttgatccaagcgcgaggagtcgcacacattttccaaggacagtgacgaaccatgcttaatccaaagtaaaattttaccgacttcagttgacagaccttcagcaatctttcagctcttttcaacgatgaacgatggaagattatcacacctcaccaaaagctagaataatgaacgccgacgacgcacaaatcaccacgtgcgatagttcgtcaaagtgaggcaaaacgtagccaagcgcctcaaagcgaggcaaaagtgtgtcgacgacgaaaatgcaatctcgaaaaaacttcccttacaacacaaattaggggttgcgttctcgtacctcgaacgcaacaagtgttattatatctctcagatagtacgcccgctgtgattggctaaattagcgggccgtattctacatgtacagtacggCCCACTGTACTGCCCTCTAAATTTGAACTTTCGATGAAACATTccctagcgagtttttcatgtcgtttctgttaaataaacttgtaaaactgtttgaatcttgtaagcagctatttcaaacagccaagaagatttagtttcgcggattttgacacggcaatctttgtggcagttaaaccttccgcttgacttcgcCCCGGCGCGCGGCGTTTTAACCTCACAAATAATatatatcttactaacctcgttttctcggtccgcactgtaagttatggatcctcgtttttttcccgttgatttatggccggCGCGTTTCGCGCTTTATGTCTCACTGTAAtggtccatttccgagttgctgtttgtctcggtttcgaagtgagtcttggtgctcacctattgaaagggaaatgagtttgatttacataagaatacgaaactcatttccatttgaatggttgtgcactgggactcgctttgaaactgaggcatgcagcaactcggaattgggctattagtaagcatcaccgatgggaaacccgagtatctcgagatacgctgaacgtatgcgcaataacaatagtaggcaccgtccttaagtaaacCAATGGCAAGATGTAGTTGATTCATGAAGTAATATTTGTTTACCATATTATTTGTTCAATAATGTATTCTTGTAATGTATTTTTATTCCTTTGCGTGGTCACTTGCTTCATTAGTTTACGGAAGTGTTCGGTTGTTCCAAACTTCACACTGTGTAGTTTATTTTCTCTACTTTTCTTGTATTTGTTCTTTGTAATTTACAATGTATGTCATGGTTTGtcttttgttattattttccTGTACGTGGTTTTTTGTGCGAGTTAAAACCAAATTGATTCATTGATTGTATCCCTGTTGAGACTGAAATGACGGGTGGTAGCATTACGTTATGTCCTCTTCGTTGACAGATAAATTTATCATTTCCTATCTTCTTTCCTTCCCCAAGGAGTTTTGGATTCATTTTGAATTACAAGTGCTTGAAGCCAGGCAGTGTGGGAGACAAGGCAGCTTCAGATTCACCGTTTGATTGGTTAAACTGGAGAGTATAGACCTAGGGTCGCCAGAAAGTTTAaagataaataaagttttacTTACAAATATACGACAATCATATCTTAAAGACTGTCGCTTATAGGCTGCAGTGGTTGTCTCCTAAAAATCTTAGATTTACTTAAGAGAACAGTGTATGGAGTCTATGCCTCTTATTAAGTATTGTAGGGAAAACTGAATATACTATAATTTACTTAAAATCTTGTATTTATTAAAGCCTATAAAACTCTTATATTGGAAGATGTAAAATGTATTCGTTGTGTGCTATGTTTAGAATTTGTTGCCTTGTGGATTGAAGACTGAATTTTGCTGCCGAGCCAGCGTAGCGAGTGGGCAGCAGCATAACTGGTACAAGTTTACAGTTCTGAGCACCTTCACTGCGTTTGGATTTTTCTGCATTGCACATGCTTAGAACTGAAGATTCAGTGACTCGAAATACGCCTACTAAACTCTAAAGAGCGAGAAAGAGATGAGGATTGTAAAGGCGTACCAGTGAACTGCGCAGCCTTTTAACGGCCAAATCTCGGCTCCATTGAGGAGAGAGCAAGACAAGTGTTGACCAATGATTTCAGGGTAAACCGGGAAAGCATTCCATTTTGGTATCGCAACAAAAAAACCTCTGAAGATTTTCGAAATTTCGTCCCCACTTGGAGGCTAGGTTCAAAAACGCGTGAACGTTGAAAGGCCTTTCAAGTTCATTTCAGTGAGGTGCTAGTCTCTGAGCGGGAAATCCTGGGCCCATATTCTGTTTGGACCCGAACTTCTTATGTTAAAGAGAGTTTTGGCAATAACGACCTCTAAGGCAAAGGCAGTGCCTCGAAACAGGAATATTTTCGTTTAACGCGAAAATAATAATCCTGCCGCATTTTGGTGGCATATATTTGCTGCACTCTACCAAACAACAATATGAAATCAATTGttgttttgacgacaacgggAACGTGCAACGATGAAGTTTTCATTTTCTCGTTTACCGTACTTCATATCCGCCCGTACCAATATTTAGGTTTAGTATACTTCACCTAAATTGTACAATGTGGATGAGATGCAATAATCGCGATATACGTACAATGACACCAAGTCATATCTTGAaacgacgttttcgttgactttGCCGTGAATGTCGCCGAAACTCGCGAATGTGCTCTGGGATAAGGACAACTCATTAGGTTTGTCCCGATTACGCTGGGCACTTTTGAGCACTTTTGGAttactttttttacatttcGAGCATTCTTGGGCACTTTTTCGCCTTTTCAGCAAAGTCTGAGCATTTTGTTTTTTGGAAggcttgtgattggttggaaaCGTCTGGTTTGGCggaaatatcaaaacagaaaagGCTACTAAAATATAAAAGGTATAAAGATAATTTGTCAGTGTTAGTCATGGACTACATGTACTGGTCAAGCTGAATAGTGCTCTTCGGCCACCGAAAcgtaggcacgcattgcgtacgtgtggtagtgaatcGAAAAAGAATGGCTTCGAGGCtgatatgttgatcattttcaagttcccttacaacttctttttcaccacaaaagCGCTAGCGTGCAGCGTGACAGCTTTCTACGaagaagttcactgaagttaagccctgtccggcggggttaggaTGGGATATATGACTTGCCGTCAGAAAcgtaggaccgaaaattctattttaacgctcgaAAGTGCAccctaagcaaggtacagattttgttagccttctTTATGCataacaaatattgatgcaaaagaaaataaatatagGGCAATTCggaaaataccgtaatactctttgtttgtccccccagaTTTTGCATatgcattgtttccagtttctcttgggacttacaatggtcccaagagaaaacaaaaacaatgcttatgcaaaatttggggggacaaacaacgagtattatggtattttccgaagtggcctattgatacgcagtttttaggaagagcagaaggacatttccaggaagtgtcgatcgggaataaaatattttgccatcagcaacaaaatttgcgacatgaaaacaacttaaattttgaacagagaatataaaaagttaccattagcgaaaaacattttgggagatttttgctacgttcaataaATCTGTTGtatttttggctgcacaagtaaatcgcaaaatcgaaagtgacatcgaattcagcgggcgccgtgatcaagttaccttgcatgtGTACTCgtgaaacaaaggatacatctgtgtcaaaatgatggcgagacaccgggtttttgttagtaTTGAGGCCCGGCTTGCTTTTCTTGTATGCTTATATATCTCTCTCacattttgaacctttgttcagaCTTCAGATGGATACGCTTTTTGTGAACGCGGAACACGTGTTTTGTCGGGTCTAAAAATAGTCGGCTACGGCTCAGGGAGTTTTCAAACCCGGCTATGCCTTGTGTTTTTAAAccacactgctgctcgttttgtAAACATTACATTGACCAAATGcgaaaatggccgccaacaaattattcttttgtctttgtgttaattagcctaactagcctcgttttacagcccaaattctttcaattttacgcgtgtgaccgaggctagttaggctaattaacacaaagacaaaagaataatttgttggcggccagtTTTGCATTCGATCGATAGCTTTCAGCATTCTTTGAGAGACTAAAGGAAAAATTTCCAGTCCCACATGCCTTGAAAACAAGGTGAGCAATGACCCAAAGCTACTATAAAACTAAGGTCAAGTGAACTAAAGCAGGTTTGATGCCATTATTTTGCTTAACTGAGCAAGCAAGGCCAAGTCACCCAGAATGACCTCATGAGCGATCTCAGTTTACATGCTTTGACGAGCACCAAAAGGTGAATcaaagagaaaagtaaacatCAAGAGTTACCTCGTTTTTATCTAGGAAATGCTGTAGATTATGAGCTGATATTTCTTTAGTCTTTATCTGATTCTTAAGCCATAACAATTTGAAATAAACATAGAAATCGATAGCAAAAACATGTACAATTCTTCAGCGCAACATATTCTTTTTCTTAAGCAAATATATCGCAAATTTATAGTTAGATGAAATCATTTAACAGCCCAAGTCCTTCCTTTTTGAGGTCACTCTTGTTCAATTATTTCAAcgaattaataattaaattgcTTGAGAAAATTGTATGAGACCACACGTAGATTTCTATTTAGATCAGCGCTTTGCTTAACAAAGGCAAAGGATTGCTGTCTCCACGAAATCACAACAAATCGTCGATAATCGAATTTCGCAGCTGGTCAAAATGAACAAGATCACCGTTTTTCTCGTGCTGTTGGCGTTAACCTCCCTTCAAATCGACGCCAAAAAGCCCAAGAAACATGAAGCCCAAAAAGAGGAGAAGAAACAGAGCCAACAAGATATCGAACAGCCCGAAGCCGAACCGGAGATTAAAGGTTTCTTCCCCGGATTTGCTATTCGCATCCCGGTTCCAAATTTCGATATTTTGTCTAACATCCGCGAGCGATTGGACGATCTGTTTTCCGGTAACAAGCCAGTTGGACTAAGTGACTTCGTGCCAAAGTCGGGTAAATCCGGGGATTTTAAAACCACGACAAAGGTGAAAAATTCTACTCGTGGTCCTTTCAAGACATACACGATTACATCTGAAACTGTTTCCACAGACAATAAGACCTCGCCACGCGTTGTATCGCAAGTTTTCAAGTCGCTCACAACACTGGACAAGAATAAGCTCCCCaagggaaaaaatggaaaagtcCAGATGCCTTCGGCTATGGAGTTTGAACTTGGACCATTTTCCTCACCCTTCCAAGACGCCAAGGAACCTGTGAGTTTTAGCTCAATTATTTTGCTATTTCGGCCATGAGTTCTTTTAGTCGGTGACTATGCTCCTTTTAACCAGTTATGTCTACCAATTTAAAAATTAGATCTGCGTTTCCGTAGGTAATTTTCCTTCGGtgttaaaaacaatttaaatttatgAGCCTCACTTATTAAATAAATTGGCAATGATAGTACTGGAAATTAAGCCAGTAAGGCTGGGAGGTGTTAAAAAAAAGAGTATGCCGGCGTAACTTTGCAATGGTCATTTAACTAACAGTATTCTATTGAGCTATTGTTAATCCAAACTCTTAAAGGTGGCGGTATTGATTGAAAACCAAACTTTCCACGCTCTAGTTATCACCAAGCAAGATTCTTTAGCTCAATCATTGTCTACTCGTTACTAACCGTACCATCCtttgtttattaattaatttgaaTCTGGCTGGTACTAGCAGATTTATCGAAGAtaatttttgtttcttaaaCAAGCAATGTTTTGCAATTAAGGCTAGTCAAAACATACTTTGACCAagatattaaaagaaaaaacttcaAGAGGCAATTCAAAGCGCATAGCTGATTTGATTGATGTAAAGGGTATGGTAACCTCTGACTGGTACCTGCCAATAACCCGCAAGTGCCAATCAGGGCAATTAGTGGTGCTTCGTAATGGCAAATTAGTTTCGGAGAAACCATCCGAACTAATCATCCGACGACTGTGGGTGACAATTGTTTTGAAGTTGCAATGAGTACCGGTGCATTGCAAACACATCCTGGCTTAATTCTCTGATTAGCTTCCGGTGATGTAGTAATTCATTCATTTGCCAAACAGAATATAGTGCTGAGCTTCACTTGGCCCTACCTGAGGTCAGATGGTGGGATTTTTATAAAGGATTTTTTATAAGGTTACTCTTCTCGATCCCTCGTGTTATGCGGAGAGGCTATATATGATCACATCTCGTGGTGCTGGAGATGTGTGTGGACAAGATGGGAAGGCCTAGATGGCCAATCTAGAAAAGGGTGCTCCCCCAACATTCCATCCGACccttaggccctgtttataaGGAGGGATGGTTACCCTAGcaagagggttaccctagcactcacacatttcttcttctttttttcatcaacGTGTTGAGtgatagggttaccctagcgctagggtaaccctagctgccttgtaaacgctctgctagggacaactcgcctacccaggacaactttttagcggtTTCCATTTTGTTTGCGATGCatgctggcggttaccaagcacacaaagttgtcccaggtggtagggtaaccctacctgtgcAATTCGTTcgcttgtaaacccgggctatctttgaccctcccgctagggtaaccctagcagtagggttaccctatctgcttgtaaacagggccttaacCCTGTTGTAAAGAAGTATTTATTTGCCAGTAAACTGAAAAACGCTCATGCTCGTGACTTGAACTAATCATAGATGTTCTTTTAAGCAGACTGAACAGAACATTATATTTAATTGAACCTCTACGTACATTGAAATATGTATCGGCAATAGTTTGCTAAGGCAACCCCTTCGTTGGACCAGGTGAAGATGTGTCTCGCCGATTTTTGTCGTCGGTCAAATCTACTGTTCAAGTCTGTGATATTTTCTCGCTTTAATTGACATGATTTGTATTGGCCATAAAATTTCAGAAATGCAGTTCAGCCAAGGATTGCGATAGTGGAATGTTCTGCGACGCATTTTTCAAGGTCTGTAAGAAGCAACTGGATCCTGGTGCCAGCTGCACACAAAAGGAACAGTGCAACAGTAAGCAAGGAAAATACAGATGCACATGGGGTCGCTGCATTGCAAATTCGGAGGAAGGAGGTTTAGGTGAGACATCGCACAAAAAGGATGAGGTTTGGTAGATAATATAAGAAAAATGATTCGGTTGATGAGGTAGAATAAATCAGAGGGATCATATAGCACTCAGGTGAATTAAGGCCTGGGCTCAGATCTATTTTATGTAAATAAGTGAGGTGGTGGTCTAACTATCGATCCGTTTTATACAACACGAAATAACTTTAGTTGCATCGTTAGCAGCAATAAGATCTGTTAACTGCTACACAGGATGATATACTAGCAGTAATCGTAAATTAAAGAGTGCGTTCGAGTATTGGTGGGTTTGGTATGTTAAAATAGCAATGGCAATGATGTCATTCGTGTTTGCCCCTGCTGTATTCTGTTGGGGACACAATTTGGAGTCTTAAGATCAATGCACCGGTTGTCCCAAAAATCTCAATTCAGTCTGCATTAGAAGTGCGTT containing:
- the LOC138006114 gene encoding uncharacterized protein, with translation MNKITVFLVLLALTSLQIDAKKPKKHEAQKEEKKQSQQDIEQPEAEPEIKGFFPGFAIRIPVPNFDILSNIRERLDDLFSGNKPVGLSDFVPKSGKSGDFKTTTKVKNSTRGPFKTYTITSETVSTDNKTSPRVVSQVFKSLTTLDKNKLPKGKNGKVQMPSAMEFELGPFSSPFQDAKEPKCSSAKDCDSGMFCDAFFKVCKKQLDPGASCTQKEQCNSKQGKYRCTWGRCIANSEEGGLGTLCDLDSECHSPAEELSCQEQTDITRFSGVCMAKLDEGATCGNAIRSMFDIAPGLFKRSEELPNVCKKGLVCRIVGFFGRKVCLKDLPELASDEEKPEKNEVSVEKKTKTEDGKKEDKNKKLKF